In a genomic window of Quercus lobata isolate SW786 chromosome 4, ValleyOak3.0 Primary Assembly, whole genome shotgun sequence:
- the LOC115983162 gene encoding proteasome subunit alpha type-2-A-like — MFLLFILLGVAWDLTFEFWYEKVESRQGNITAYTKWTHQVHIFLGKLLQWGKMSLMQRHFLKRGIQMIWSLMMPVHTSILTLKEGFEGQISGKNIEIGIIGIDKKFRVLTPAEIDDYLAEVE, encoded by the exons atgtttttgttatttattctgCTAGGAG TGGCATGGGACCTGACTTTTGAGTTCTGGTACGAAAAAGTAGAAAGCAGGCAGGGCAATATCACCGCTTATACAAA GTGGACCCATCAGGTTCATATTTTTCTTGGAAAGCTTCTGCAATGGGGAAAAATGTCTCTAATGCAAAGACATTTCTTGAAAAGAG GTATACAGATGATATGGAGCTTGATGATGCCCGTCCACACTTCAATATTAACCTTGAAGGAAGG GTTTGAGGGACAAATCTCTGGCAAAAACATCGAGATTGGCATAATTGGTATAGACAAAAAGTTCAG AGTACTAACACCGGCTGAAATTGATGATTACTTGGCTGAAGTGGAGTAG
- the LOC115983159 gene encoding WD repeat-containing protein 74-like yields the protein MPRTTTLECPGCPSLRALTFDALGLIKVIEAKGSQGGAPRVVERWGELDSSKCVLAASINDRKDDPLLAVARKTGMIEVLSAINGNICFTVSNANEGGPRPEDDAVVGLHLFAGQKLGLTSRSCTLLTCTTKGNTSMRSIEVTDSPAGSASIGSSNTWSVCSSGNILCSKVDGSEKYAIFGGKGVEMNMWDLNSCTKIWATKSPPKNSLDIFTPTWFTSSTFLSKDDHRKIVAGTNSHQVCLYDISAQRRPVISFDFRETPIKSVTEDLDGYTVYVGNGSGDLASFDMRSGKLLGCFLGKCSGSIRSIARHPKLPVIASCGLDSYLCFWDIKTRQLLSAVFLKQHLTNVVFDSNFADEEVKPSVAADLPLNAEQIANETEIRELEETLPVKRKKASKEEERRKKKKATKENEGNKEASKENNGSKKKVLKENEGSKKLKSKKSKRSTCEIHDES from the exons atGCCTCGTACAACCACATTAGAGTGCCCGGGTTGCCCTTCTCTTCGAGCTCTAACCTTCGACGCACTTGGTCTCATCAAAG tTATTGAAGCTAAGGGTAGTCAAGGAGGGGCTCCTAGAGTGGTGGAGAGATGGGGTGAGCTGGACTCATCAAAATGTGTACTGGCTGCTTCTATCAATGACCGTAAAGATGACCCG TTATTAGCAGTGGCAAGAAAAACTGGTATG ATTGAGGTTCTCAGTGCAATTAATGGGAATATTTGTTTCACGGTTTCTAATGCCAATGAGGGTGGTCCTAGACCTGAAGATGATGCTGTTGTTGGGTTGCATTTATTTGCCGGACAGAAATTGGGGTTGACATCCAG GTCTTGTACTTTGCTTACTTGTACAACAAAAGGAAACACAAGCATGAGGTCCATTGAAGTTACTGATTCACCTGCAGGTTCTGCCTCTATTGGTTCGTCAAACACATGGAGTGTATGCAGTTCTGGCAATATCTTATGTTCTAAAGTGGATGGAAGTGAAAAATATGCTATATTTGGAGG AAAGGGTGTTGAAATGAACATGTGGGATCTTAACAGCTGTACTAAAATCTGGGCTACCAAATCT CCTCCTAAGAACAGTCTTGATATTTTTACCCCAACTTGGTTTACATCATCAACATTCTTGAGTAAGGATGATCACCGCAAAATTGTGGCTGGCACCAACAGCCATCAG gTTTGCCTCTATGATATTTCCGCTCAACGCAGACCTGTTATCTCATTTGATTTTCGGGAGACGCCTATCAAATCAGTAACTGAAGATTTAGATGGCTATACAGTCTATGTAGGGAATGGGTCTGGTGACCTTGCTTCTTTTGACATGCGCTCAG GAAAATTATTGGGGTGCTTTTTGGGAAAATGTTCTGGAAGCATCAGATCTATAGCCAGGCACCCAAAGCTTCCAGTGATTGCATCTTGTG GACTGGACAGTTATCTATGCTTTTGGGATATAAAGACTCGGCAACTTCTGTCTGCG GTTTTCCTGAAGCAGCATCTTACAAATGTTGTCTTTGACTCCAATTTTGCTGATGAAG AAGTTAAACCTTCTGTAGCAGCAGATCTACCGCTAAATGCTGAACAAATTGCTAATGAGACTGAAATCAGAGAGCTGGAAGAAACACTGCCtgtgaaaagaaagaaggcatcaaaagaagaagaaagaaggaagaagaaaaaggcaacgaaagaaaatgaaggaaacaAGGAAGCatcaaaagaaaacaatggAAGCAAAAAGAAGGTATTGAAAGAAAATGAGGGAAGCAAGAAGTTAAAATCCAAGAAAAGCAAAAGATCAACATGTGAGATTCATGATGAATCATGA